The following are encoded in a window of Paracoccus seriniphilus genomic DNA:
- a CDS encoding LysR family transcriptional regulator, producing the protein MKINSENLNINLRHIRALHMIAQEGSFSAAASRLGVVPSALSDLIRHIEETIGASLFDRSVRPAALTPLAREFITETLPLIGGLDQAVTRLRQSADLEQGSLSLGASPSAISELAGPALAAFHRAHPGIRCVLHDDLAENLAQMVSDGRLDIAIAGRARHSSDLRQSAIMKDRIGLACRSDHPLTGRGHVSLADIDPDNVIGLNPHTGTHHLLTQCEQIPRAFLTPRLSAHSTIAQLCMIRANMGVALLPEKAVLLFRDPQIRFLPIIDLDLWRHLYLLEPARRAQSHAATVFVTQLNKLISV; encoded by the coding sequence ATGAAGATAAATTCAGAAAATCTGAACATCAATCTGCGGCATATTCGGGCGCTGCACATGATCGCGCAAGAGGGCAGCTTCAGCGCTGCCGCCAGCCGGTTGGGGGTGGTGCCTTCGGCCCTGTCCGATCTGATCAGGCATATCGAAGAGACGATCGGCGCATCGCTGTTTGATCGCTCGGTCAGGCCGGCGGCGCTGACCCCTCTGGCACGGGAATTCATCACGGAAACGCTGCCCCTGATCGGCGGGCTTGATCAGGCTGTAACACGGCTGCGTCAGAGCGCCGATCTGGAGCAGGGATCACTCTCCCTGGGGGCGTCCCCCTCCGCCATATCCGAACTGGCCGGACCGGCACTGGCCGCATTTCATCGCGCCCATCCCGGCATCAGATGTGTTCTGCATGATGATCTGGCCGAAAACCTGGCACAAATGGTGTCGGATGGGCGGCTGGATATCGCCATAGCAGGTCGGGCTCGCCATTCCTCCGATCTGCGCCAGAGCGCGATCATGAAGGACAGGATCGGTTTGGCCTGCCGCAGCGACCATCCGTTGACAGGGCGAGGTCATGTGTCGCTGGCCGATATCGACCCCGACAACGTCATCGGGCTGAACCCGCATACCGGAACCCATCACCTGTTGACGCAATGCGAACAGATCCCGCGGGCCTTTCTGACGCCGCGGCTGTCGGCACATTCCACTATCGCCCAGCTTTGCATGATCCGCGCCAATATGGGCGTGGCCTTGCTGCCTGAAAAGGCGGTGCTGTTGTTCCGCGATCCGCAGATCCGCTTCTTGCCGATTATAGATCTGGACCTGTGGCGGCATCTCTACTTGCTGGAACCGGCCAGACGAGCACAGTCCCATGCAGCGACAGTCTTTGTCACGCAGTTGAACAAGCTGATTTCAGTCTGA
- a CDS encoding peptidylprolyl isomerase, which produces MEMKPLLPPVTVNGVSIDPALIAAEAQNHPAPKGKPGLAWKAAARALAIRELLLQEARRRDIRAAPQELSPGQWETEDEAMIRDLLDEAITPEPASESDLRAIYLAHPDRFRAPSLYEAAHILFAAAPEDRSTRDAAKARAKEILPELVQNPRRFADLAIEHSACSSKTSGGVLGQLSSGDTVPEFEAALAGMDEGEITIAETRYGVHVIRLDARAKGDVLPFEAVLPYLQEAHDKAAWARASRIFIAKLASSGQIVGIDLAPEA; this is translated from the coding sequence ATGGAAATGAAACCGCTCTTGCCGCCGGTCACGGTCAACGGGGTCTCGATTGACCCCGCGCTGATCGCAGCCGAAGCCCAGAACCACCCTGCCCCGAAGGGCAAGCCGGGATTGGCATGGAAAGCCGCCGCCCGCGCGCTGGCGATCCGCGAATTGCTGCTGCAAGAGGCGCGGCGCCGCGACATTCGCGCTGCCCCACAGGAGCTTTCGCCCGGTCAGTGGGAAACCGAGGACGAGGCTATGATCCGCGACCTTCTGGATGAGGCCATCACCCCCGAACCGGCAAGCGAAAGTGACCTTCGGGCAATCTATCTGGCCCATCCCGACCGGTTTCGGGCGCCATCTCTCTATGAAGCGGCACATATCCTGTTCGCCGCAGCGCCGGAAGACAGGTCCACCCGTGATGCGGCCAAGGCGCGTGCCAAGGAAATCCTGCCCGAACTGGTGCAGAACCCGCGCCGCTTTGCGGATCTGGCGATCGAACACAGCGCCTGTTCGTCGAAAACCAGCGGCGGTGTGCTGGGCCAGTTGTCCTCGGGCGATACGGTCCCGGAATTCGAGGCCGCGCTGGCCGGGATGGATGAGGGTGAGATCACCATCGCCGAAACCCGCTATGGCGTGCATGTCATCCGCCTCGACGCCCGCGCCAAGGGCGACGTGCTTCCCTTCGAGGCGGTGCTGCCGTATCTGCAAGAGGCCCATGACAAGGCGGCCTGGGCACGTGCCAGCCGCATTTTCATTGCCAAGCTGGCATCATCAGGGCAGATTGTCGGCATTGATCTGGCACCCGAGGCATGA
- a CDS encoding cold-shock protein — protein sequence MANGTVKWFNQTKGFGFIAPAEGGKDIFVHISAVERAGIRQLDDGQAVTFDVESGRDGRQSATNLALA from the coding sequence ATGGCTAATGGCACCGTGAAGTGGTTCAACCAAACCAAAGGCTTCGGCTTTATTGCACCTGCCGAAGGTGGCAAAGACATTTTCGTCCACATCTCGGCCGTTGAGCGCGCCGGCATTCGTCAGCTGGACGACGGCCAAGCCGTGACTTTTGACGTCGAAAGCGGCCGTGACGGCCGTCAGTCGGCTACGAATCTGGCTCTGGCCTGA
- the narI gene encoding respiratory nitrate reductase subunit gamma, with product MNHLLFGIYPYIAITVMILGSIIRYDYDPFSWKSKSSQLLRKRQFVIGSVLFHVGILIILGGHLVGLLTPIVVFDTLGISHGAKQILAMTAGGIAGLMALAGGAILLHRRLTDPRVRAHSTLADSGILILLLVQLILGLLTILVSMRHLDGHEMVRLMEWAQGIVYLREGASDHMIGVNILFKLHIFLGLTIFLLFPFTRLVHMISAPVRYLWRPGYQIVRSRKLAATKQPKNDLTPAE from the coding sequence ATGAACCATCTGCTTTTCGGAATTTATCCCTATATCGCCATCACGGTCATGATCCTCGGGTCGATCATCCGCTATGATTACGATCCCTTTTCGTGGAAATCGAAATCCAGCCAGTTGCTGCGCAAGCGGCAATTCGTCATCGGATCGGTGCTGTTCCATGTCGGCATCCTGATCATTCTGGGCGGACATCTGGTCGGCCTGCTGACGCCCATCGTGGTCTTTGACACGCTGGGGATCAGCCATGGCGCCAAACAGATCCTGGCGATGACCGCCGGCGGCATCGCGGGATTGATGGCGCTGGCCGGGGGCGCCATCCTGCTGCATCGTCGCCTGACTGACCCCCGTGTTCGTGCGCATTCCACCCTTGCCGACAGCGGCATCCTGATCCTGCTGCTGGTGCAACTGATACTGGGCTTGCTGACGATTCTCGTATCGATGCGCCATCTGGACGGGCATGAAATGGTCCGGCTGATGGAATGGGCGCAGGGCATCGTCTATCTGCGCGAGGGGGCCTCGGATCACATGATCGGCGTCAATATCCTGTTCAAACTGCATATCTTTCTGGGTCTGACGATCTTCCTGCTGTTCCCCTTCACGCGGCTGGTCCACATGATTTCGGCACCGGTCCGCTATCTGTGGCGTCCGGGCTATCAGATCGTGCGCAGCCGCAAACTGGCAGCGACGAAACAGCCCAAGAATGACCTGACACCGGCGGAGTGA
- a CDS encoding FAD-binding and (Fe-S)-binding domain-containing protein, producing the protein MLDHSQTDALALALGAAGFRGEVESDTALRAAMATDNSVYQITPDLVVAPRDENDLQMLLEVLDRPEFASVALTGRGGGTGTNGQSLNRGVVVDMRRHMNGLITVDAEQGWADVQPGMVLDDLNDRLRASGWFFAPETSTSTRCTIGGMVSTDASGKGSRIYGKTSDNILGLEIAHAKGILSSMAETPDWARDMLTRAEDAARTGREAFIRNTPRLNRRFTGYDLERACPPEGGFEWWRLFLGAEGTLGLISRIRVKLRRIEPEKRLLVVAFDSFRTALQAASPLLEVDPTAVEVMDETVQELARKSGILNRLPEALRPGDGQPLAYLFIEFNGQDPAALQQQIANCRQLLASIPGVRAMHLAGDLAEIRELWAVRSAGVGLLGKVDGAARPVAFVEDTVVPPENLPAFVDEFLAVLTRNGLGFGIYGHIDVGCLHIRPALNLDQAEDRERLVAVSDAVYALTRKYGGIFWGEHGKGVRGAYLQDWIGPQAYRALQGVKAAFDPQGRYNPGKLVSNDAPVMGIATTPFRSFNVPDSDPLHKAFRCNGNAQCLSYAASVPMCPSFKATADLRHSPKGRADALRAWHQARDDTPAERHQREADLMRVLDGCLGCKACASSCPVQVDIPSMRSAFYEDYFSRHRRPLAEQAPLLAERFSPYIARMSPLLSAVWPVLSRLGEHITDSTDMPRRLARGLPAHLRLRRRDLDAPLPERTVILVQDWFTALFDPETQRDVVAGFQALGYKPRMLQMQPAGKAAYAAGDFRNFRNLAKRLAKVLHRAAATGAPLIAFEPAFGMMLRQEYVKEGIRLPQIMMAQEFLASEAEQGRLPRASQRFSAKLLAHCTESTATPQSGRQWAAVFEAIGIALETPTTGCCGMAGLFGHHKRHQEVSRKLFDMSWRQHMTSDKEVVATGFSCRCQSERLSDQSPRHPLGLIARVLGGNEDLV; encoded by the coding sequence ATGCTGGATCATTCCCAAACCGACGCATTGGCTCTGGCGCTTGGCGCAGCGGGCTTTCGTGGCGAAGTCGAATCCGACACCGCCCTGCGCGCGGCCATGGCAACCGACAACTCGGTCTATCAGATCACCCCCGATCTTGTGGTGGCGCCGCGAGATGAGAATGATCTGCAGATGTTGCTGGAGGTCCTGGACCGGCCCGAATTCGCGTCCGTCGCGCTGACGGGTCGTGGCGGCGGAACCGGCACCAACGGGCAAAGCCTCAATCGCGGGGTGGTTGTCGATATGCGTCGCCACATGAACGGGCTGATCACAGTTGACGCAGAACAGGGCTGGGCTGATGTCCAGCCGGGGATGGTGCTGGACGATCTGAATGATCGGCTTCGCGCCAGCGGCTGGTTCTTCGCGCCCGAAACCTCGACGTCGACGCGCTGCACCATTGGCGGCATGGTCAGCACGGATGCCTCGGGCAAGGGGTCGCGTATCTACGGCAAGACCTCGGACAATATTCTGGGACTCGAGATTGCCCATGCCAAGGGTATCCTCTCCAGCATGGCGGAAACACCGGATTGGGCCCGCGACATGCTGACCAGGGCCGAGGACGCAGCCCGAACGGGGCGCGAGGCCTTCATTCGGAACACGCCCAGACTCAACCGGCGCTTTACCGGCTATGACCTTGAACGGGCCTGCCCCCCGGAAGGTGGTTTCGAATGGTGGCGGTTGTTTCTGGGGGCCGAAGGCACATTGGGGCTGATCTCGCGCATTCGCGTCAAACTGCGCCGGATCGAGCCGGAAAAGCGTCTTCTGGTGGTGGCATTTGACAGCTTCCGCACCGCGCTTCAGGCGGCCTCGCCATTGCTCGAGGTTGATCCGACAGCGGTCGAGGTGATGGATGAAACGGTGCAGGAACTGGCCCGGAAGTCGGGGATTCTCAACAGATTGCCCGAGGCATTGCGCCCGGGTGATGGTCAGCCACTTGCCTATCTGTTCATCGAATTCAACGGTCAGGATCCTGCAGCCCTGCAACAGCAAATCGCGAATTGCCGTCAGCTTCTGGCATCCATTCCGGGCGTCAGGGCCATGCATCTGGCCGGTGATCTGGCAGAAATCAGGGAACTCTGGGCGGTTCGCTCTGCCGGGGTCGGCCTGCTGGGCAAGGTTGATGGCGCAGCGCGTCCGGTCGCCTTTGTCGAGGATACCGTCGTGCCCCCGGAAAACCTGCCCGCCTTTGTCGATGAGTTTCTGGCGGTGCTGACCCGGAACGGGCTGGGATTCGGAATTTATGGGCATATCGATGTCGGTTGTCTGCATATCCGCCCGGCGCTGAACCTTGATCAGGCTGAGGATCGCGAACGATTGGTGGCGGTATCTGACGCGGTCTATGCATTGACCCGCAAATATGGCGGCATCTTCTGGGGTGAACATGGCAAGGGCGTGCGTGGCGCCTATCTGCAGGATTGGATCGGTCCGCAGGCCTATCGCGCGCTGCAGGGGGTAAAGGCCGCCTTTGATCCGCAGGGGCGCTATAATCCGGGCAAGCTGGTGTCCAACGATGCGCCGGTGATGGGCATTGCGACCACGCCTTTTCGGTCCTTCAACGTTCCAGACAGCGATCCGCTGCACAAGGCATTTCGCTGCAACGGCAATGCGCAATGCCTCAGCTATGCGGCATCAGTGCCCATGTGCCCGTCCTTCAAGGCAACTGCCGATCTGCGCCACAGCCCAAAGGGTCGCGCGGATGCGCTGCGTGCCTGGCATCAGGCCCGGGACGATACCCCTGCCGAAAGGCATCAGCGCGAAGCGGATCTGATGCGGGTCCTGGATGGCTGCCTTGGATGCAAGGCCTGCGCCTCATCCTGCCCGGTTCAGGTCGATATCCCGTCGATGCGTTCCGCCTTTTACGAGGATTACTTTTCCCGCCATCGCCGCCCGCTGGCGGAACAGGCGCCGCTGCTGGCCGAGCGTTTCAGCCCGTATATCGCCCGAATGTCGCCGCTTTTGTCTGCCGTTTGGCCTGTCCTGTCGCGCCTTGGCGAACATATCACCGACAGCACCGACATGCCGCGTCGTCTTGCGCGGGGGCTGCCGGCACATCTGCGCTTGCGTCGGCGGGATCTGGATGCCCCCTTGCCCGAGCGGACCGTCATTCTGGTGCAGGACTGGTTTACGGCGCTGTTTGATCCCGAGACCCAACGCGACGTGGTCGCGGGGTTTCAGGCGCTTGGCTACAAGCCGCGCATGTTGCAGATGCAGCCGGCAGGAAAGGCGGCTTATGCGGCAGGGGATTTCAGGAACTTCCGCAACTTGGCCAAACGTCTGGCAAAGGTTCTGCACCGGGCGGCGGCAACGGGGGCCCCTCTGATCGCCTTCGAGCCAGCCTTTGGCATGATGCTGAGGCAGGAATACGTCAAAGAGGGCATCCGCCTGCCGCAAATCATGATGGCGCAGGAGTTTCTGGCCAGCGAGGCAGAACAGGGCCGCCTGCCGCGTGCCAGCCAAAGGTTTTCGGCGAAGCTGCTGGCGCATTGCACCGAAAGCACCGCGACGCCGCAATCGGGCCGACAATGGGCCGCGGTCTTCGAGGCGATTGGAATCGCGCTGGAGACGCCGACCACGGGGTGCTGCGGCATGGCTGGCCTGTTTGGCCATCACAAGCGCCATCAAGAGGTCAGTCGCAAACTCTTCGACATGTCTTGGCGCCAGCATATGACATCTGACAAAGAGGTGGTCGCGACGGGATTTTCCTGCCGCTGCCAAAGCGAACGGTTAAGCGATCAGAGCCCGCGTCATCCACTTGGACTGATCGCGCGGGTGCTGGGTGGCAATGAAGATCTCGTCTGA
- the narH gene encoding nitrate reductase subunit beta — MKVRAQIGMVLNLDKCIGCHTCSVTCKNVWTSRDGVEYAWFNNVETKPGIGYPKDWENQKRWNGGWKRSKAGHLQPRQGGKWRILANIFANPDLPEIDDFYEPFDFDYDHLKSAPEMQAFPTARPRSKISGERMEKIEWGPNWEEILGGEFAKRSKDYNFEGVQKEIYGEYENTFMMYLPRLCEHCLNPACVASCPSGAIYKREDDGVVLIDQDKCRGWRMCVSGCPYKKIYYNWSTGKSEKCTLCYPRLESGQPTVCSETCVGRIRYLGVMLYDADRISEAASAESEQDLYDAQLGVFLDPNDPEVIAAAREEGVPEDWIKGAQNSPIWKMAMEWKIAFPLHPEYRTLPMVWYVPPLSPIQNAAEAGMISAQDDMPDVRSLRIPLRYLANMLTAGDEAPVAAALERMLAMRSYMRSKTLDGIVNLGVAKRVGLSPQQIDDMYQLLAIANYEDRFVIPTTHRELVEDAYDLKGGCGFTDGHGCSSGNSGSLFGGKKFRSPQEFIA; from the coding sequence ATGAAAGTGCGCGCACAAATCGGCATGGTCCTGAATCTGGACAAATGCATCGGCTGTCACACCTGTTCTGTGACCTGCAAGAATGTCTGGACCTCACGCGATGGCGTCGAATACGCATGGTTCAACAATGTCGAGACCAAGCCCGGTATCGGCTATCCCAAGGACTGGGAAAACCAGAAGCGCTGGAATGGCGGATGGAAGCGCAGCAAGGCCGGCCATCTGCAACCCAGACAGGGCGGCAAGTGGCGGATTCTGGCGAATATCTTTGCCAATCCCGATCTGCCCGAGATCGACGATTTCTATGAGCCCTTCGATTTCGACTATGACCACCTGAAATCCGCGCCGGAAATGCAGGCATTCCCGACCGCCCGGCCGCGCTCGAAGATCAGTGGCGAGCGGATGGAAAAAATCGAATGGGGCCCGAACTGGGAGGAAATCCTGGGCGGTGAATTTGCCAAACGCTCGAAGGACTACAATTTCGAGGGCGTGCAGAAAGAGATCTATGGCGAATATGAAAACACCTTCATGATGTATCTGCCGCGCCTGTGCGAGCATTGCCTGAATCCGGCCTGCGTCGCCTCCTGCCCCTCGGGCGCGATCTACAAGCGCGAGGATGACGGCGTGGTCCTGATCGATCAGGACAAATGCCGGGGCTGGCGGATGTGTGTCAGCGGCTGTCCCTACAAGAAGATCTATTACAATTGGTCCACCGGAAAATCGGAAAAATGCACGTTGTGTTATCCGCGTCTCGAATCCGGCCAGCCGACCGTCTGTTCAGAGACCTGCGTCGGGCGCATCCGCTATCTGGGCGTAATGCTGTATGATGCTGACCGTATTTCCGAGGCTGCCTCGGCCGAAAGCGAACAGGATCTGTATGACGCCCAGCTTGGCGTGTTCCTGGACCCCAATGATCCCGAAGTGATCGCGGCGGCGCGTGAAGAAGGCGTTCCCGAGGACTGGATCAAAGGGGCACAGAACAGCCCGATCTGGAAAATGGCGATGGAATGGAAGATCGCCTTCCCGCTGCATCCCGAATATCGCACCCTGCCGATGGTCTGGTATGTGCCGCCGCTGTCACCCATTCAGAACGCCGCCGAGGCCGGAATGATCTCGGCGCAAGACGACATGCCGGATGTCCGTTCGCTGCGGATTCCGCTGCGCTATCTGGCGAACATGCTGACGGCGGGCGACGAGGCCCCGGTCGCGGCGGCGCTGGAGCGCATGCTGGCCATGCGCTCTTACATGCGATCCAAGACGCTGGACGGGATCGTCAATCTGGGCGTCGCCAAGCGCGTCGGCCTGAGTCCACAGCAGATCGATGACATGTATCAGCTGCTGGCCATCGCAAATTACGAGGATCGCTTCGTCATCCCGACGACCCATCGCGAACTGGTCGAGGACGCCTATGACCTCAAGGGCGGCTGCGGATTCACCGATGGCCATGGCTGCTCCTCGGGCAACAGCGGCTCGCTGTTCGGTGGCAAGAAGTTCCGCAGCCCGCAGGAGTTCATCGCATGA
- a CDS encoding DUF2478 domain-containing protein, translated as MKLAYISLPGRGANDRFLAGIATALQDDGIRLCGTVQSNIERTDRAKCDMDIMVLPDGPVLRISEDRGDLARGCRLDADALETAVIGVAAALPHAHMMIVNKFGKQECEGRGLATLIADAVERGIPVLVGVNGLNLPAFRAFTGGAETALPPETDAVLTWCRRQLAEIAA; from the coding sequence ATGAAACTGGCCTATATCAGCCTGCCCGGACGGGGCGCGAATGACCGGTTCCTGGCCGGCATCGCCACCGCGCTGCAAGATGACGGGATCAGGCTTTGCGGCACCGTGCAAAGCAATATCGAACGGACCGATCGCGCGAAATGCGACATGGACATCATGGTTCTTCCCGACGGTCCGGTCTTGCGGATCAGTGAGGACCGGGGTGACCTGGCGCGCGGCTGCCGTCTGGATGCCGACGCCCTGGAAACCGCCGTCATTGGCGTGGCCGCCGCCCTGCCCCACGCGCATATGATGATCGTGAACAAATTCGGCAAACAGGAATGCGAAGGCCGCGGGCTGGCCACGCTGATCGCCGATGCGGTCGAACGCGGCATTCCGGTATTGGTCGGAGTCAACGGTCTGAACCTTCCGGCTTTCCGCGCCTTTACCGGCGGCGCGGAAACCGCCTTGCCGCCCGAGACGGATGCCGTCCTGACCTGGTGTCGCCGTCAGCTTGCAGAGATCGCCGCCTGA
- the narJ gene encoding nitrate reductase molybdenum cofactor assembly chaperone: MKTFKALSALLCYPSEDLIAALPAIDAILHEEGLLGPHRMQELRVLLNRLAEQDLYELQENYVLLFDRSRTLSLNLFEHVHGESRDRGGAMVDLLETYRAGGFDLAGSELPDHLPVLLEFLSTRPLAEARALLADAGHILTALNERLIRRDTPYAAVLSALITLSQTECETPAELADIPDDDPEDLAALDAVWEEAQVTFGPDPNAGCPVSRDILARMDPRTPAQAVK, encoded by the coding sequence ATGAAAACCTTCAAGGCACTTTCCGCGCTGCTCTGCTATCCTTCCGAGGATCTGATCGCGGCACTCCCGGCCATTGATGCAATCCTGCATGAAGAGGGTCTGCTGGGCCCCCATCGCATGCAGGAATTGCGGGTTCTGCTGAATCGTCTGGCAGAACAGGACCTGTATGAGCTGCAAGAGAACTATGTCCTGTTGTTTGATCGCTCGCGCACCTTGTCGCTGAACCTCTTCGAACATGTTCACGGCGAAAGCCGCGACCGCGGTGGGGCCATGGTCGACCTTCTGGAAACCTATCGCGCCGGCGGTTTTGACCTGGCGGGCAGCGAATTGCCCGACCATCTGCCGGTGCTGCTGGAATTCCTGTCCACCCGTCCCCTGGCCGAGGCACGCGCCCTGCTGGCGGATGCGGGTCATATCCTGACGGCGCTAAACGAAAGGTTGATCCGGCGCGACACGCCCTATGCGGCGGTCCTCTCGGCGCTGATCACCCTGTCGCAAACCGAATGCGAGACACCCGCCGAACTGGCCGATATCCCCGATGACGACCCCGAGGATCTGGCCGCTCTGGATGCCGTCTGGGAAGAGGCGCAAGTGACCTTTGGCCCCGATCCCAATGCAGGCTGCCCCGTCAGCCGCGACATTCTTGCCCGCATGGACCCGCGCACCCCCGCGCAGGCCGTCAAATGA